A genomic window from Spiroplasma endosymbiont of Labia minor includes:
- the ispG gene encoding flavodoxin-dependent (E)-4-hydroxy-3-methylbut-2-enyl-diphosphate synthase produces the protein MYTRNKTKPIKVGSYQIGGNNEIVIQSMTTTKTHNVKETIKQINKLKKVGCQIVRVAVLGNDDADALKEIVLQSPLPIVADIHFNYKFALIAADAGVAKIRINPGNIGIKEHTIEVVKKCKEKKIPIRIGINSGSLPKKLVEKFGWTAKCMIESLAEHIQILEELNFKDIIYSLKATNPIMTIDAYKLAAERWNYPAHIGITEAGSLFSGAIKSSVGLGILTYLGIGNTIRVSLSTNPIEEIKVAKKILNNLGLYNNIVEVIACPTCGRLEYNMLPIVSEIEKYTEKLNFPLKIAILGCVVNGLGEAGHADIGIAGGHDGGIIFKDGKILKSVKQENLVSELKILIDEYYKKWKTRII, from the coding sequence ATGTACACAAGAAACAAGACAAAACCAATCAAAGTTGGTTCATATCAAATTGGTGGAAATAACGAAATTGTAATTCAATCAATGACTACAACAAAAACACATAATGTAAAAGAAACAATTAAACAAATTAATAAATTAAAAAAAGTAGGTTGTCAAATTGTAAGAGTTGCTGTTTTGGGTAATGATGATGCTGATGCATTAAAAGAAATTGTTTTACAATCACCATTACCAATAGTTGCCGATATTCATTTTAACTATAAATTTGCGCTAATAGCTGCAGATGCTGGTGTTGCAAAGATACGTATAAATCCAGGAAATATAGGCATTAAAGAACATACAATAGAAGTTGTTAAAAAGTGTAAAGAAAAAAAAATACCAATAAGAATTGGAATAAATTCTGGATCACTACCGAAAAAACTAGTGGAAAAATTTGGATGAACTGCAAAATGTATGATTGAATCATTAGCAGAGCATATACAAATTTTAGAGGAATTAAATTTCAAAGATATAATTTATTCTTTGAAAGCAACAAATCCTATTATGACTATTGATGCATATAAATTAGCAGCTGAAAGATGAAATTATCCAGCACATATTGGTATTACTGAAGCCGGTTCATTGTTTAGTGGAGCAATTAAATCATCTGTTGGTTTAGGTATTCTTACTTATTTAGGTATTGGTAATACAATAAGAGTAAGTTTATCAACAAATCCAATTGAAGAAATTAAAGTTGCCAAAAAAATTTTGAATAATTTAGGATTATACAATAATATAGTTGAAGTAATTGCATGTCCAACTTGTGGTAGATTAGAATACAATATGTTACCTATTGTAAGTGAAATTGAAAAATATACTGAGAAACTGAACTTTCCATTAAAAATTGCTATTTTAGGATGTGTAGTCAATGGTTTGGGTGAAGCCGGACACGCGGATATTGGCATAGCTGGTGGTCATGATGGAGGAATAATTTTCAAAGACGGAAAAATATTGAAATCAGTTAAACAAGAAAATTTAGTAAGTGAATTAAAAATACTAATAGATGAATATTATAAAAAATGAAAAACGCGCATTATTTAA
- a CDS encoding segregation and condensation protein A, translating to MERWQTVNLANFNGPLDLLLHMIKEKEVAIEDVNLTELSNQYIDYIYSFSELNLEVASEYLTMAAYLIEIKTKFLIPKMDNEILDEYENLEKDELVRKLLEYHKIKEVTSFFKDQQTEFLKTFSKDKSEIKVAKINEDSLPLAFPNIDLDKFSKIFLKILEKNKLQQPKITILETKHISTEMIKTTLLEMFQSNINNVWNLEELLLSFKPTISTLIAIFITLLDLAKKQIVVLSQKEDDIIVKYISDNEMIGEINE from the coding sequence ATGGAAAGATGACAAACGGTTAATTTAGCGAATTTTAATGGTCCATTAGACTTGTTGTTGCATATGATTAAAGAAAAAGAAGTAGCAATTGAGGATGTAAATCTAACAGAACTTTCAAATCAATATATTGATTATATATATTCTTTTTCTGAATTAAATTTAGAAGTTGCTAGTGAATATTTGACAATGGCAGCTTATTTGATTGAAATAAAAACTAAATTTTTAATTCCCAAAATGGATAATGAAATTTTAGATGAATATGAAAATCTGGAAAAAGACGAGCTTGTTAGAAAACTTTTGGAATATCATAAAATAAAAGAAGTAACTTCTTTTTTTAAAGATCAACAAACAGAATTTTTAAAAACATTTTCAAAAGATAAATCAGAAATTAAAGTAGCAAAAATAAATGAAGATAGTTTGCCACTAGCATTTCCAAATATAGATTTGGATAAATTTTCTAAAATTTTTCTTAAAATTCTAGAAAAAAATAAATTACAACAACCGAAAATAACTATTTTAGAAACAAAACATATTTCAACAGAAATGATTAAAACTACATTACTGGAAATGTTTCAATCTAATATTAATAATGTCTGAAATTTAGAAGAATTGCTGTTATCTTTTAAACCAACAATATCAACTCTAATTGCCATTTTTATTACACTTCTTGATCTTGCAAAAAAACAAATTGTAGTTTTAAGTCAAAAAGAAGATGATATTATTGTAAAATACATTAGTGACAATGAAATGATTGGTGAAATAAATGAGTAA